In one window of Primulina tabacum isolate GXHZ01 chromosome 8, ASM2559414v2, whole genome shotgun sequence DNA:
- the LOC142554225 gene encoding putative E3 ubiquitin-protein ligase ARI2 isoform X1, with protein MEEDFCMSGDSEEEEESDYYSPDRDEESLYGLENDDTRAQWNPSKASSSKVITKESLLAAQREDLRRVMDLLSVREHHARTLLIHYRWDVEKLIAVYVEKGKSCLFSAAGVTLVELSDPESSFTVMCIICMDDIPAKDVTKMDCGHSFCNNCWTEHFVVKINEGQSKRIRCMAHKCNAICDEAIIRKLVSIRHPDLAEKFDRFLLESYIEDNKMVKWCPSVPHCGNAIRVENDEYCEVECSCGLQFCFSCLSETHSPCSCLMWELWTKKCRDESETVNWMTVHTKPCPKCHKPVEKNGGCNLVACICGQPFCWLCGGATGRDHTWSRIANHSCGRYKEDSEKNAERAKRDLYRYMHYHNRYKAHTDSFKQESRLKETIKEKVSSLEARDSNLRDFTWVTNGLYRLFRSRRALSYSYPFAFYMFSDELFKDEMTNGKREIKQHLFEDQQQQLESNVEKLSKFLEEPFDEYAEEQVMQIRMQVINLSVITDNLCKKMYECIENDLLGSLQFSIHTIAPYQSKGIEKAEELSVGWSSQAPYNDKCQKADDQFNGDVIDISQASASGTSEESPQVSRKRPRKGSSTGSLFDLNLPAEVHHRIDS; from the exons ATGGAGGAGGATTTTTGTATGAGCGGCGACAGCGAGGAGGAAGAGGAATCGGATTACTACTCTCCCGATCGAGACGAAGAATCTCTCTATGGACTTGAGAATGACGATACCCGTGCTCAGTGGAACCCTTCCAAAGCCTCTTCTTCCAAG GTTATTACAAAAGAGTCTCTGCTGGCTGCTCAG AGGGAAGATTTGAGAAGAGTAATGGACTTACTCTCAGTGAGAGAACACCATGCCAGAACCCTTCTTATTCATTACCGATGGGATGTTGAAAAATTGATTGCAGTTTATGTTGAAAAGGGGAAATCTTGCTTGTTTTCAGCAGCAGGTGTTACTTTGGTTGAACTTTCAGACCCTGAATCCTCATTTACTGTGATGTGCATTATATGTATGGATGATATACCTGCAAAAGATGTGACCAAAATGGACTGTGGTCATTCCTTTTGCAACAATT GTTGGACGGAACATTTCGTTGTCAAAATAAACGAGGGGCAAAGCAAGCGCATCAGGTGTATGGCCCACAAATGTAATGCTATCTGTGATGAGGCTATTATTAGAAAATTGGTTAGCATAAGACACCCTGATTTGGCAGAGAAATTTGATCGATTTCTTCTAGAGTCATACATTGAAGACAACAAAATGGTTAAGTGGTGTCCCAGCGTGCCCCACTGTGGCAACGCAATACGGGTAGAAAATGATGAATATTGTGAGGTCGAATGTTCTTGTGGCTTACAGTTCTGTTTCAGTTGCTTATCTGAAACACATTCCCCCTGTTCCTGCTTGATGTGGGAGCTATGGACGAAGAAATGCCGAGATGAATCTGAGACAGTCAATTGGATGACTGTACACACAAAACCTTGTCCAAAATGTCACAAACCAGTTGAGAAGAATGGTGGTTGTAATCTAGTTGCTTGCATATGTGGGCAACCATTTTG TTGGCTGTGTGGTGGAGCTACTGGCCGAGACCATACTTGGTCCCGTATTGCTAATCACAGCTGTGGTCGCTATAAAGAAGATAGTGAGAAGAATGCTGAACGTGCTAAGCGAGATCTTTATAGATATATGCATTATCACAATCGTTATAAAGCTCATACAGACTCCTTTAAGCAGGAATCTCGCCTGAAGGAGACCATAAAGGAAAAGGTGTCGAGTTTGGAGGCAAGGGACTCAAACTTAAGAGATTTCACCTGGGTCACGAATGGGCTTTACCGACTATTCAGATCTAGACGAGCTCTTTCATATTCTTATCCATTTGCATTCTATATGTTTAGTGATGAGTTATTTAAGGATGAAATGACAAATGGCAAAAGGGAAATAAAACAGCATTTGTTCGAGGACCAGCAGCAACAACTAGAGTCAAATGTCGAAAAGCTATCCAAGTTTCTTGAGGAACCGTTTGACGAATATGCTGAGGAACAAGTGATGCAAATAAGGATGCAAGTCATCAATCTGTCTGTGATCACTGATAACCTCTGCAAAAAAAT gTATGAATGTATTGAGAATGATTTACTGGGTTCACTTCAGTTTAGTATCCATACTATAGCACCATACCAGTCAAAAGGCATTGAGAAGGCGGAGGAGCTGTCAGTTGGATGGAGTTCCCAAGCACCGTACAATGATAAATGTCAAAAGGCAGACGATCAGTTTAATG GAGATGTTATAGATATATCCCAAGCATCAGCATCTGGGACTTCAGAGGAGAGTCCACAGGTATCACGGAAACGTCCTAGAAAAGGTAGTTCCACTGGCAGTCTCTTCGATCTCAACTTGCCTGCAGAGGTTCATCACCGAATTGATTCTTGA
- the LOC142554225 gene encoding putative E3 ubiquitin-protein ligase ARI2 isoform X2, with amino-acid sequence MEEDFCMSGDSEEEEESDYYSPDRDEESLYGLENDDTRAQWNPSKASSSKVITKESLLAAQREDLRRVMDLLSVREHHARTLLIHYRWDVEKLIAVYVEKGKSCLFSAAGVTLVELSDPESSFTVMCIICMDDIPAKDVTKMDCGHSFCNNCWTEHFVVKINEGQSKRIRCMAHKCNAICDEAIIRKLVSIRHPDLAEKFDRFLLESYIEDNKMVKWCPSVPHCGNAIRVENDEYCEVECSCGLQFCFSCLSETHSPCSCLMWELWTKKCRDESETVNWMTVHTKPCPKCHKPVEKNGGCNLVACICGQPFCWLCGGATGRDHTWSRIANHSCGRYKEDSEKNAERAKRDLYRYMHYHNRYKAHTDSFKQESRLKETIKEKVSSLEARDSNLRDFTWVTNGLYRLFRSRRALSYSYPFAFYMFSDELFKDEMTNGKREIKQHLFEDQQQQLESNVEKLSKFLEEPFDEYAEEQVMQIRMQVINLSVITDNLCKKMYECIENDLLGSLQFSIHTIAPYQSKGIEKAEELSVGWSSQAPYNDKCQKADDQFNEGYLPCAF; translated from the exons ATGGAGGAGGATTTTTGTATGAGCGGCGACAGCGAGGAGGAAGAGGAATCGGATTACTACTCTCCCGATCGAGACGAAGAATCTCTCTATGGACTTGAGAATGACGATACCCGTGCTCAGTGGAACCCTTCCAAAGCCTCTTCTTCCAAG GTTATTACAAAAGAGTCTCTGCTGGCTGCTCAG AGGGAAGATTTGAGAAGAGTAATGGACTTACTCTCAGTGAGAGAACACCATGCCAGAACCCTTCTTATTCATTACCGATGGGATGTTGAAAAATTGATTGCAGTTTATGTTGAAAAGGGGAAATCTTGCTTGTTTTCAGCAGCAGGTGTTACTTTGGTTGAACTTTCAGACCCTGAATCCTCATTTACTGTGATGTGCATTATATGTATGGATGATATACCTGCAAAAGATGTGACCAAAATGGACTGTGGTCATTCCTTTTGCAACAATT GTTGGACGGAACATTTCGTTGTCAAAATAAACGAGGGGCAAAGCAAGCGCATCAGGTGTATGGCCCACAAATGTAATGCTATCTGTGATGAGGCTATTATTAGAAAATTGGTTAGCATAAGACACCCTGATTTGGCAGAGAAATTTGATCGATTTCTTCTAGAGTCATACATTGAAGACAACAAAATGGTTAAGTGGTGTCCCAGCGTGCCCCACTGTGGCAACGCAATACGGGTAGAAAATGATGAATATTGTGAGGTCGAATGTTCTTGTGGCTTACAGTTCTGTTTCAGTTGCTTATCTGAAACACATTCCCCCTGTTCCTGCTTGATGTGGGAGCTATGGACGAAGAAATGCCGAGATGAATCTGAGACAGTCAATTGGATGACTGTACACACAAAACCTTGTCCAAAATGTCACAAACCAGTTGAGAAGAATGGTGGTTGTAATCTAGTTGCTTGCATATGTGGGCAACCATTTTG TTGGCTGTGTGGTGGAGCTACTGGCCGAGACCATACTTGGTCCCGTATTGCTAATCACAGCTGTGGTCGCTATAAAGAAGATAGTGAGAAGAATGCTGAACGTGCTAAGCGAGATCTTTATAGATATATGCATTATCACAATCGTTATAAAGCTCATACAGACTCCTTTAAGCAGGAATCTCGCCTGAAGGAGACCATAAAGGAAAAGGTGTCGAGTTTGGAGGCAAGGGACTCAAACTTAAGAGATTTCACCTGGGTCACGAATGGGCTTTACCGACTATTCAGATCTAGACGAGCTCTTTCATATTCTTATCCATTTGCATTCTATATGTTTAGTGATGAGTTATTTAAGGATGAAATGACAAATGGCAAAAGGGAAATAAAACAGCATTTGTTCGAGGACCAGCAGCAACAACTAGAGTCAAATGTCGAAAAGCTATCCAAGTTTCTTGAGGAACCGTTTGACGAATATGCTGAGGAACAAGTGATGCAAATAAGGATGCAAGTCATCAATCTGTCTGTGATCACTGATAACCTCTGCAAAAAAAT gTATGAATGTATTGAGAATGATTTACTGGGTTCACTTCAGTTTAGTATCCATACTATAGCACCATACCAGTCAAAAGGCATTGAGAAGGCGGAGGAGCTGTCAGTTGGATGGAGTTCCCAAGCACCGTACAATGATAAATGTCAAAAGGCAGACGATCAGTTTAATG AGGGCTACTTACCGTGTGCTTTCTGA
- the LOC142552567 gene encoding protein VACUOLELESS GAMETOPHYTES-like: protein MRYNEISHFSHPQHNLKFEYSESPFKCDGCNEVGIGSRYKCAAAACNFDLHTHCAIPSPSISHPFYTKCSFQFLSRPPGTVARYCNACEKDLSGFVYHCKSCGFDLHPCCAKLPMVLDDGEIKLYLYRKVSSPCHRCGRKGRSWSYRSSCKKYNLHVACVKEMLVDSWHEIYTGACRGGAWGTKYSGGCGKLETRIPSLKDTLETHNHRKKSRGKAEKCCEVAALALQFVISAVLGDPTTLIAGVVASLMSK, encoded by the exons ATGAGATACAATGAAATCTCCCACTTCAGCCACCCGCAGCACAACCTGAAGTTCGAGTACAGCGAGTCGCCGTTCAAGTGCGACGGCTGCAACGAAGTCGGCATCGGCTCTCGTTACAAGTGCGCCGCGGCCGCATGTAACTTCGACCTCCACACCCACTGCGCCATCCCTTCTCCTTCCATTTCCCACCCTTTCTACACCAAGTGCTCGTTCCAGTTCCTCTCCCGCCCGCCGGGGACGGTGGCACGTTACTGCAACGCATGCGAGAAGGACCTGTCGGGGTTCGTGTACCACTGCAAGTCTTGTGGGTTCGATCTCCATCCCTGCTGTGCTAAGCTTCCTATGGTGCTCGACGACGGTGAGATCAAGCTGTATTTGTATAGGAAAGTCTCCTCGCCGTGCCACAG GTGTGGGAGAAAGGGGAGGAGCTGGAGCTATAGATCTTCATGCAAGAAGTACAATCTCCATGTTGCGTGCGTAAAAGAAATGCTGGTAGATAGCTGGCACGAGATCTACACCGGGGCGTGCCGCGGTGGCGCATGGGGGACCAAATACTCCGGAGGCTGTGGGAAACTGGAAACGAGGATTCCGAGCCTGAAAGATACATTGGAGACTCATAATCACAGGAAGAAGAGCAGAGGGAAGGCGGAGAAATGCTGCGAGGTGGCAGCGTTGGCTCTGCAGTTCGTTATCTCCGCCGTGTTAGGGGATCCCACCACCCTCATTGCTGGGGTCGTGGCCTCCTTGATGTCCAAGTGA
- the LOC142554227 gene encoding uncharacterized protein LOC142554227 gives MAFFEAASCKFVPFSSQFTKKISSCSSGSLSNSEDIVLAAISILKHHRSKSRWSNLRSLLGGKNCRLTAAQFSEIVLQLRNTPHLSLGFFNFTRNHSLCSHTLFSYSTVIHILSRSRLKSQAQALMKSSMIVFSEAHHQEYSTPVALFEALIKTYRVCDSAPFVFDLLVKACIDAKKIDAAIEIYKMLRSKNLLLRTSTCNSLIEFVSKGRGCFPMYDLYKDIFGLDDDVGGKGCNGKSVVPNAATFNVVMVGFYREGLLEKVVEVWQEMESCGCVPNAYGYSMLMAVYSEDGNMEDAMKVRKEMENKCIKCDAVVYNTIIGGYCRLGEVGKAEEIYREMVTNGTESTCTTFEHLINGYCKTGDVDSAMLLYKDMCRKGFIPENLTVNGIVRTLCDKYRVSTAMTFLRLLGNKHGVVLEDENYVRLIRATCQAGMMDEALRLQAEMAVKGFEPDSEIYGAFIDGYMKIGNDTMACKLRNEMLGQQTS, from the coding sequence ATGGCGTTCTTTGAAGCGGCTTCGTGTAAATTCGTCCCGTTTTCTTCACAATTTACCAAAAAGATCTCATCTTGTTCGTCAGGATCATTATCAAATTCTGAAGATATTGTGTTAGCTGCTATTTCGATCCTGAAACACCATCGCTCAAAATCCCGGTGGTCCAATCTCCGGTCTCTGCTAGGTGGGAAAAACTGCCGCCTCACGGCTGCTCAGTTCTCGGAAATAGTCCTCCAACTTCGGAACACTCCCCACCTTTCATTAGGGTTCTTTAATTTCACTCGCAATCACTCCCTCTGCTCCCACACTCTGTTTTCTTATTCTACTGTTATCCACATCCTTTCTCGCTCCCGGCTTAAATCCCAGGCTCAAGCTCTGATGAAATCGTCAATGATTGTGTTTTCTGAAGCTCATCACCAAGAATATTCAACCCCAGTTGCCCTTTTTGAGGCTCTGATAAAAACTTACAGAGTTTGCGATTCGGCGCCTTTTGTTTTCGATTTGTTAGTCAAGGCCTGTATAGATGCTAAGAAGATTGATGCAGCTATCGAGATCTATAAAATGCTGAGGTCCAAGAATTTGTTATTGAGAACTAGTACTTGTAATTCTTTGATTGAATTTGTCTCAAAAGGTCGAGGTTGTTTTCCGATGTACGATTTGTATAAGGATATTTTTGGTCTCGATGATGATGTGGGTGGAAAAGGGTGTAATGGGAAGAGTGTTGTACCGAATGCAGCCACATTTAATGTTGTTATGGTTGGATTTTACAGAGAAGGGCTGCTTGAGAAGGTGGTGGAGGTGTGGCAGGAAATGGAGAGTTGTGGTTGTGTGCCCAATGCGTATGGATATTCAATGTTAATGGCAGTGTATAGTGAAGATGGAAACATGGAGGATGCAATGAAGGTAAGGAAGGAGATGGAGAATAAATGCATAAAGTGTGATGCTGTGGTATACAATACAATTATTGGAGGATATTGTCGGCTTGGAGAGGTAGGGAAGGCTGAGGAAATATACAGGGAAATGGTGACAAATGGTACTGAGAGTACATGTACAACTTTTGAGCATCTTATAAATGGGTATTGTAAAACAGGAGATGTTGATTCTGCCATGTTGTTGTACAAGGATATGTGTAGGAAAGGTTTTATTCCAGAGAACTTAACTGTTAATGGAATTGTCAGAACGCTTTGTGACAAGTATAGAGTTTCTACAGCAATGACGTTTTTGAGGTTGCTAGGAAACAAACATGGAGTTGTTCTAGAGGATGAGAATTATGTGCGGTTGATAAGGGCAACTTGTCAGGCGGGAATGATGGATGAGGCTTTGAGGCTTCAGGCAGAGATGGCTGTGAAAGGGTTCGAACCTGATTCAGAGATATATGGTGCATTCATTGATGGGTATATGAAAATAGGAAATGACACGATGGCCTGTAAGCTGAGAAATGAAATGCTCGGGCAGCAAACGTCATAG
- the LOC142554228 gene encoding CASP-like protein 5C3 — protein MKYVQGSIGTCVSLALRIGQTILSLSSLLFMSLGVGFYSFTAFCFLVIVMGLAIPWSFTLALLDGYSILAKCPIQQSRVLLVVILGDLVLSMLVLAAASSTASIVDLLLKAGASFCPPRLCTRYQISSATAFFSWILSLISCLSNLWLLPSL, from the exons ATGAAATATGTTCAAGGGTCGATCGGAACCTGTGTTAGCCTAGCTTTGAGAATTGGCCAGACAATCTTATCTTTGTCGTCTCTTCTCTTCATGTCTTTAGGAGTTGGGTTTTATAGCTTTACAGCCTTCTG CTTCTTGGTAATTGTCATGGGCTTGGCCATACCATGGAGCTTTACTTTGGCGCTACTGGATGGATATTCAATCCTGGCTAAGTGCCCAATACAACAGTCAAGAGTATTGTTAGTCGTCATTCTCGGCGACTTG GTTTTATCAATGCTTGTGTTAGCGGCAGCAAGTTCAACAGCCAGCATAGTTGATCTTTTGCTCAAAGCTGGTGCCTCGTTTTGTCCTCCAAGGCTATGCACAAGATACCAAATTTCTTCTGCAACAGCTTTCTTCTCGTGGATTCTTTCGCTAATTTCATGTCTGTCCAATCTTTGGTTACTCCCCTCGTTGTGA